One Lepisosteus oculatus isolate fLepOcu1 chromosome 13, fLepOcu1.hap2, whole genome shotgun sequence genomic region harbors:
- the LOC102695939 gene encoding olfactory receptor 1E16-like, whose amino-acid sequence MNSSNVTLHSEFIIVGVPSLQEHYNALFIVFLILFLATFLDNLLIVLLVSLDHRLHSPMFILLWNLSLSDICLTTTIIPKLLEVLLGHGSSISFPGCFAQMYFFISFAAVEEFLVAAMAYDRYVAVVKPLHYNTIMSTNVCITMAAIVWVLGFLAPLLSVVLASTLPFCGSNYVLHIVCDYPTVMSLACGDVTGQVNYTLIVAMIVIYIPFLYVLWTYCRIVWSVIKMKTVESRQKAFSMCSSHMTVVFLYYVSAAVVYIGLRVESIPPEGRIFIGAVYYFLTPLLNPIIYSLSNEKIRAAAYRYFRLQAHCNIKNTVYPSL is encoded by the coding sequence ATGAACAGCTCCAATGTCACCCTGCACTCTGAGTTCATCATTGTGGGAGTGCCAAGCCTGCAGGAGCACTACAATGCACTCTTCATTGTCTTCCTCATCCTCTTCCTGGCCACCTTCCTGGACAATCTCCTTATCGTTCTGTTGGTAAGCCTGGACCACCGACTCCATTCTCCCATGTTCATCCTGCTGTGGAACTTGTCCCTCTCAGATATTTGTCTGACGACAACCATTATACCAAAGTTATTAGAGGTTCTGCTGGGACATGGCAGCAGTATTTCCTTCCCAGGCTGTTTTGcacagatgtatttttttatctcaTTTGCTGCTGTTGAAGAGTTCCTTGTTGCAGCCATGGCTTATGACAGATATGTTGCTGTAGTGAAACCACTGCATTACAACACCATCATGAGCACCAATGTCTGTATtacaatggcagccatagtctGGGTGCTGGGCTTCCTTGCACCTCTTTTGTCAGTAGTATTGGCAAGCACTTTGCCATTCTGTGGATCAAATTATGTCTTGCACATTGTCTGTGACTACCCCACTGTGATGTCATTGGCCTGTGGTGATGTTACAGGTCAAGTCAATTATACCTTGATAGTCGCCATGATTGTAATCTATATCCCCTTTCTCTATGTCCTATGGACATACTGCAGAATTGTGTGGTCagtgataaaaatgaaaactgtggaGAGCCGTCAAAAGGCCTTCTCAATGTGCTCTTCACACATGACAGTGGTCTTCCTGTACTATGTATCTGCTGCTGTGGTCTATATTGGGTTGAGAGTGGAAAGTATCCCCCCAGAAGGACGCATCTTCATTGGTGCAGTGTACTATTTCCTCACCCCTTTGCTCAACCCCATCATTTACAGCTTAAGTAATGAAAAAATCAGGGCAGCAGCTTACAGATACTTCAGACTACAGGCTCACTGCAATATAAAGAATACTGTCTACCCAAGTCTATAA